In Mercurialis annua linkage group LG5, ddMerAnnu1.2, whole genome shotgun sequence, a single genomic region encodes these proteins:
- the LOC126680361 gene encoding alkaline ceramidase TOD1 yields MKKPKMSTPLIFQSKLFCISLLYLFTTLFLTFYTSLHPTNCLFRSSPFDPIQLPLFSYPPTYGAHKYAVPTHRSSCSSPVYFNDYWMVLKEIQDLCWNSSVFNGLKYMKRKSESFGGKFNTKKRISYFNHVNDSVEIPCGFFKKFPISNSDQIAMERCNGVVVVSAIFNDHDKIRQPKSLGSNTLQNVCFFMFVDDKTLKGLDYHQLISRKSIQNTVGVWRIVRVSHLYENPAMNGEIPKYLVHRLFPNSKFSIWIDAKLQLVVDPLLLIHALVVSKEADLAMSKHPFYVHTMEEAMATARWKKWWDVDGLRLQMETYCENGLLPWSSHKLPYPSDVPDSAMILRKHGTVTNLFSCLMFNELEAFNPRDQLAFAYVRDHMTPKMKLNMFEVEVFEQVAMEYRHNLNKDSIQTSKPRKIKKVGRDLLGNGSSCQKYLLEMWGESHS; encoded by the exons aTGAAGAAACCAAAAATGTCGACACCACTCATCTTCCAATCAAAACTATTCTGCATCTCACTTCTCTACCTCTTCACCACTTTGTTTCTAACATTCTACACATCTCTACACCCTACAAATTGTCTCTTCAGATCATCTCCGTTTGATCCCATTCAGCTTCCTCTTTTCTCGTATCCTCCGACCTACGGCGCCCACAAATACGCGGTCCCGACGCATCGCTCGTCGTGTTCTTCCCCGGTTTACTTCAATG ATTATTGGATGGTTTTGAAGGAGATTCAAGATTTGTGTTGGAATTCATCTGTGTTCAATGGGTTGAAGTATATGAAGAGAAAAAGTGAGAGTTTTGGTGGAAAATTTAATACCAAGAAGagaatttcttattttaatcatgTAAATGATAGTGTAGAGATTCCTTGCGGGTTTTTCAAGAAGTTTCCGATCAGCAATTCAG ATCAAATAGCAATGGAGAGGTGTAACGGAGTAGTTGTAGTGTCAGCAATCTTCAACGATCATGATAAAATCCGCCAGCCAAAAAGCCTCGGATCCAACACATTACAAAACGTTTGTTTCTTCATGTTCGTCGATGATAAAACCCTAAAAGGGTTAGATTATCACCAATTAATATCAAGAAAATCGATTCAAAACACTGTTGGTGTATGGAGAATCGTTAGGGTTTCACATTTATACGAAAATCCAGCGATGAACGGAGAAATACCGAAATATTTGGTGCATAGACTGTTTCCGAATTCGAAATTTAGCATTTGGATCGACGCGAAACTGCAATTAGTGGTGGATCCGTTGTTGTTGATTCATGCATTGGTGGTGTCGAAAGAAGCGGATTTGGCAATGTCGAAACATCCGTTTTACGTGCATACGATGGAGGAAGCAATGGCTACTGCGAGGTGGAAGAAATGGTGGGATGTTGATGGGTTGAGGTTGCAGATGGAGACTTATTGTGAAAATGGCTTGTTGCCTTGGTCATCTCATAAACTACCTTATCCCtcag ATGTGCCGGACAGTGCAATGATACTAAGGAAACACGGAACCGTCACCAATCTATTTTCATGTCTAATGTTCAATGAGTTAGAAGCATTCAACCCACGAGATCAATTAGCATTTGCGTACGTACGAGATCATATGACTCCGAAGATGAAGCTAAACATGTTCGAAGTCGAGGTTTTCGAGCAGGTGGCTATGGAGTACAGACATAATCTCAACAAAGATAGTATTCAAACGTCAAAacctagaaaaataaaaaaagttggtAGAGATTTGTTGGGTAATGGCAGCAGTTGCCAGAAGTATCTGCTTGAAATGTGGGGTGAATCACATAGTTGA
- the LOC126679885 gene encoding uncharacterized protein LOC126679885, translated as MMTTQNQIATANHRDGAEIYTGDLLCKQKSLDLLEEIRLPKGLLPLDDLVEVGYNRKTGFVWLKQKSSKVHRFRQIGRNVSYETEVTAFVEDKRMKRLTGVKSKELFIWVGISDIYMDEKDTSKITFGNPTGISRTFPVSAFELEDENKK; from the coding sequence ATGATGACGACTCAAAATCAAATAGCAACCGCAAACCACCGCGACGGAGCTGAGATCTACACCGGCGATCTACTGTGCAAGCAGAAATCATTAGATCTTCTCGAAGAAATTCGGTTGCCTAAGGGATTGTTACCCCTAGACGACCTCGTAGAGGTCGGTTATAACCGTAAAACGGGGTTTGTTTGGCTGAAACAGAAGAGTTCGAAGGTTCATAGGTTCCGTCAGATTGGACGGAACGTTAGTTATGAAACGGAGGTAACGGCGTTTGTTGAGGATAAGAGGATGAAACGGCTGACAGGTGTCAAGAGTAAGGAGCTGTTTATTTGGGTGGGTATTTCTGATATTTATATGGATGAAAAAGATACCTCTAAGATTACTTTTGGTAATCCTACTGGTATTTCTAGAACTTTTCCTGTCTCTGCTTTTGAATTGGAAGATGAAAACAAGAAGTAA
- the LOC126682853 gene encoding 40S ribosomal protein S14-3, with product MSKKKTREPKEDNVTLGPAVREGEHVFGVAHIFASFNDTFIHVTDLSGRETLVRITGGMKVKADRDESSPYAAMLAAQDVTQRCKELGITALHIKLRATGGNKTKTPGPGAQSALRALARSGMRIGRIEDVTPIPTDSTRRKGGRRGRRL from the exons ATG TCGAAGAAGAAGACTAGAGAGCCAAAGGAGGACAATGTTACCCTTGGACCTGCAGTTAGGGAGGGTGAACATGTTTTTGGAGTTGCCCATATTTTTGCCTCATTTAATGACACATTCATC CACGTCACTGATCTATCTGGTCGAGAAACCCTTGTTCGCATAACAG GTGGAATGAAGGTGAAAGCTGATAGAGATGAGTCTTCACCTTATGCTGCTATGCTTGCAGCACAGGATGTCACTCAGAGATGCAAG GAACTTGGCATTACTGCTCTGCATATTAAGCTCCGTGCCACTGGtgggaacaaaacaaaaacacctGGTCCTGGTGCACAGTCTGCCCTGCGTGCTCTTGCTCGTTCTGGAATGAGAATTGGTCGCATTG AGGACGTGACACCAATTCCAACTGATAGCACCCGCAGAAAGGGTGGTAGAAGAGGAAGAAGGCTGTGA